One part of the Andrena cerasifolii isolate SP2316 chromosome 4, iyAndCera1_principal, whole genome shotgun sequence genome encodes these proteins:
- the Klp10a gene encoding kinesin-like protein 10A isoform X1: protein MIMDHGMCNIETGCSINIKRTDGRVHSAVVSGVNWEQRTVTVEWFERGETKGKEVEIDAILALNPELMTNQKTMGPPAQMNNHAVMSSRARHSTKPSIPVKAGSNRQLPRQTTGRPTNIMPSATSVNGHGDSVTGLTSRRELENIPPTPTTTSIPFNMTAAVQAKQKQQQQQQQHQQLQSQQQLQSQQQQQQQQAQVENGRGRRSNVVKEVERLKKNREERRQRQAERKEEKEALMNLDPGNPNWEFLAMIREYQNSIEFRPLRETDVVEDHQITVCVRKRPLNKKENTRKEVDVISVPSKDQMVVHEPKAKVDLTKYLENQIFRFDYAFDESCTNEIVYKYTAKPLVHTIFEGGMATCFAYGQTGSGKTHTMGGDFNGKTQDCKKGIYAMVAKDVFKCLKLAKYRPLNLVISASFFEIYSGKVFDLLADKEKLRVLEDGKQQVQIVGLTEKVVETCDEVLKLIQHGNSARTSGQTSANSNSSRSHAVFQIIARTPGTHKVHGKFSLIDLAGNERGADTSSANRQTRMEGAEINKSLLALKECIRALSRKGTHLPFRASKLTQVLRDSFIGEKSKTCMIAMISPGMSSCEHSLNTLRYADRVKELAANDPTEVKASPTDDERSLKIEEQSNNSVLSDSDLAQLRSLNEGEISQDLYTFHEAVSALQMLEEEVLDAHKVVMESTTRFLNDTHSVFSATHEVDYDQEDSRDNDKAYASCTLKRNPNLIDDRTTTTPTLNVSEAMSDASIGSASDVDSDPNRTDDTSTKDSIKSPWKDEMESESNVVSYDTGCEPKVDWEADWPGNSWSENISTRGKHPWRTDGAERLKRFSARRMKSLKYHWSGTFNDRLRKYSRFGGKAADDKTSRWSLDNDSFNRQEIIGDAIYNYNLKVFDDEKTTKKTKLFGCDKFVLEDDTSNATNDEEMECCYDSRSPVGRYNAEANLSQENMNFPGRDDCERIVRRHENLRSRTFLRDDRGTNKLAEDADGANASVRSLPSKDPPLVSDCRETLETLPPNLYARERWIDKLPTSRCWNVLLSLFKHFVLFSFLPSVYVAIFMYVRRTQEQ, encoded by the exons cATTCTACGAAGCCGTCGATTCCAGTAAAAG CGGGCTCCAACAGGCAATTGCCGCGGCAAACAACGGGTCGCCCGACCAACATAATGCCATCCGCTACATCTGTCAACGGGCACGGTGACTCCGTGACCGGATTAACGAGCCGGCGAGAGCTTGAGAACATACCGCCCACGCCGACCACCACGTCGATCCCCTTCAACATGACCGCAGCTGTTCAGGCCAAGCagaagcagcaacaacagcagcaacaacaccaGCAGCTGCAGTCGCAGCAGCAGCTGCAGtctcagcagcagcaacagcagcagcaggctCAAGTGGAGAACGGCCGAGGGAGGCGATCAAACGTGGTGAAAGAGGTCGAAAGGCTGAAGAAGAACAGGGAAGAGAGGAGGCAGAGGCAAGCGGAACGGAAAGAGGAGAAGGAAGCTCTTATGAATCTAGATCCAGGCAATCCGAATTGGGAGTTTCTTGCGATGATAAG AGAGTACCAGAACAGCATAGAGTTCAGGCCATTGCGAGAAACGGACGTCGTGGAGGACCATCAGATAACCGTGTGCGTGAGAAAACGTCCGCTGAACAAGAAAGAGAACACGCGCAAAGAGGTGGACGTGATCAGTGTGCCCAGCAAGGACCAGATGGTGGTTCACGAGCCAAAGGCAAAGGTCGATCTGACCAAATATTTGGAGAACCAAATCTTCCGTTTCGATTACGCGTTCGACGAAAGCTGCACCAACGAGATCGTTTACAAGTACACCGCGAAACCGTTGGTGCACACCATCTTCGAAGGTGGTATGGCCACGTGTTTCGCGTACGGCCAGACCGGGAGCGGGAAAACGCACACCATGGGCGGTGACTTTAACGGAAAGACGCAAGACTGTAAGAAGGGCATATACGCCATGGTCGCCAAAGACGTGTTCAAATGTCTCAAGTTGGCCAAGTATCGCCCGTTGAATCTAGTTATTTCCGCCAGCTTCTTCGAAATATACTCCGGCAAGGTATTCGATCTGCTGGCGGACAAAGAGAAGCTCAGAGTCTTGGAAGACGGCAAGCAACAG GTGCAAATTGTCGGTCTCACGGAGAAAGTCGTGGAAACTTGCGACGAAGTGCTGAAGCTTATACAGCATGGGAACAGCGCGAGGACCAGCGGACAAACCAGCGCCAACTCCAACTCTTCGCGATCGCACGCGGTGTTTCAGATCATTGCACGAACACCGGGCACGCACAAGGTCCACGGCAAATTCTCTCTTATCGATCTGGCCGGCAATGAAAGAGGGGCCGATACGTCCTCCGCCAACAGGCAAACCC GAATGGAAGGCGCCGAGATCAATAAATCGCTACTAGCTTTGAAAGAGTGCATCCGCGCGCTGAGCCGCAAGGGCACGCATCTACCGTTCAGAGCGAGCAAGTTGACGCAAGTGCTGAGGGACAGCTTCATCGGCGAGAAATCCAAGACTTGCATG ATAGCTATGATCAGTCCAGGGATGAGTTCTTGCGAACATTCCTTGAACACTCTTAGATACGCCGATCGAGTGAAGGAGCTAGCCGCTAACGATCCAACGGAAGTGAAAGCTTCGCCGACGGACGACGAACGATCTTTGAAGATCGAGGAGCAGTCGAACAACAGCGTTCTGTCCGACAGCGATTTAGCGCAACTTCGATCGCTCAAC GAAGGCGAGATTTCGCAAGATCTGTATACCTTTCACGAGGCAGTATCCGCGTTGCAAATGCTGGAGGAGGAAGTTTTGGACGCGCACAAAGTAGTCATGGAAAGTACAACCAGATTTCTCAATGACACGCACAGCGTGTTCAGCGCGACCCACGAAGTAGACTATGACCAAGAAG ATTCGCGCGATAACGATAAGGCATATGCGAGCTGCACATTAAAACGGAACCCAAACCTGATAGACGACAGGACGACAACAACGCCGACTCTGAATGTGTCGGAGGCAATGAGCGACGCCTCGATCGGTTCGGCCAGTGACGTGGATTCCGATCCGAATCGAACCGATGACACGTCCACAAAGGATTCGATAAAATCCCCTTGGAAGGACGAGATGGAATCAGAGAGTAACGTCGTTTCGTACGACACCGGCTGCGAACCGAAGGTTGACTGGGAGGCGGACTGGCCGGGAAACTCTTGGAGCGAAAACATTTCAACGAGAGGAAAGCACCCGTGGAGAACCGACGGTGCTGAACGACTTAAACGGTTCTCCGCTCGCAGAATGAAATCGCTGAAATATCATTGGTCCGGCACCTTTAACGACCGCTTgagaaaatattcacgtttcGGTGGCAAAGCAGCCGACGACAAAACGTCCCGATGGTCCTTGGACAACGACAGTTTCAACCGTCAGGAAATCATCGGTGATGCGATTTATAATTACAACTTGAAAGTGTTCGACGACGAGAAAACCACGAAGAAAACCAAGCTCTTCGGCTGCGACAAATTCGTTCTCGAGGACGACACAAGCAACGCAACCAACGACGAGGAGATGGAATGTTGTTACGATAGTCGATCGCCTGTCGGCCGGTATAACGCCGAGGCGAACTTATCGcaggaaaatatgaattttccTGGACGAGACGACTGTGAACGAATCGTGAGGCGCCACGAGAATTTGCGAAGCAGGACGTTTCTCCGAGACGACCGAGGCACGAACAAACTTGCAGAGGACGCGGACGGTGCGAACGCGTCAGTGCGATCCTTGCCCTCGAAAGATCCACCCCTCGTTTCCGACTGCCGCGAAACCTTAGAAACGCTGCCGCCCAATCTGTACGCTCGTGAACGATGGATCGACAAGCTGCCTACGTCCAGATGCTGGAACGTTTTGCTATCACTCTTCAAACACTTCGTTCTCTTCTCGTTTTTACCTAGCGTGTACGTTGCCATTTTTATGTACGTCAGGAGAACGCAAGAGCAATGA